The Megachile rotundata isolate GNS110a chromosome 6, iyMegRotu1, whole genome shotgun sequence nucleotide sequence taaaaaatttgaatacatatataaaaatttttgtctcAAATCCTTCTAGTCACATCTgactttaatatattatttaataattttcaaattttttattttcaataatcagTATTCCATAAAATGTATCCTAAAAACGACTTCTCAATATCTTCTATACCTTTCattatgtttaaattaaaatattactaaaaatttttaaatctaaaatttgTACCATCAAGAGAACATTTATTAaagagaaaattttttaaaaaggaaGTTTCTGGCACCTTCTTTTCTCCTCCCAAATATACTCCCTTAaacattgtacaaatatttaaatttgcaatgtgcgaaataattaaaacaatgaaCTGAAGTTATACATATTCGATGGGAAATGCGAGTGGCATATAAAAAACAGTGATCGAAGTTATGATGTCGCGACCTCCTTTGCACGGTCTCCTTCATTCTCCGTGTAAAAGTGCTCACACGTACATATTTTTCGTCCTTCCATCAAACAAATTACTACTACGGAATGCCGACACCCTTGTATCGTGAGAAATAACAAGTTTCGAGTCAGGTAACACGTGAGTTCTACATCGCAGGTGAATGccgaaaagaataagaaaagaaagaatTGACTGCACGTTCCTGAGCTAATGATATGGGGTTCTCGCCAATGAGAAATGGCTTTATCGTATACTTGCGATTCGAATCCGTAAAATATCGAGCGATAAGTTATGTTAGATAGGTGTTCTATCGCGAAACATTGGTATTCCTTTCACTAAAGCGGTTCTCAATCGATTGCGCGAACGAACACGTAATTGGCAATCGCTGAGGAACTGCTTTTTAAACGTTTGGGAACCTAGTTAACGATATGCTATTATTATCATGCAATCCACCTGTACATGCACTTTTTCGAAGTGTGGAATGTAAGCGACAGTGTACGCTATAAACTATGGAGAACAGACTTACCGCTCGTGTGCCGTTGTTTTTGTTGTAGGATAATTTCCCCTAGATAGCAGACGTTCTTCCAGGAAAAGGATACACCGATCTCGTTTACCGTCTTCATGTTTGTAAGATACGTGCTGCAAAAGAAAATGTTACAATCAGATTAAAATATTAGTATTAGTtatgatattaatattacaaaaaatttgcacatttgaagaaattttattaaaatgacaaTAAGGTATCTGATGCAATTAAAGCAAAAtttaatatagtaaaataattttcaattttttaaattttaattaatttgcacATCATTAACGTTTTTGAAAACTCACCATTTTTTCCATTTAGAATTTATGTTCTCTGATGTGAAGCACATAATCGATTTCAACCCACTGTCGTTGCCTAAAATTAGTATTGGTTCACTACGTATATCCATCCTTGTTGGTGATTCCATTTCCTTGTACACGATAATTGCTTCGATGTATTGTTCAAATTCGATGTGAACCAAAAataatctttaaaaaaaaaaaagaaaaatcaaaaCATTTTATATACACACTGAAATTTGTATCACAACATATGATTCTTACCGATGATACAATCCAGAgttgtttgtaattaattttaggcAACTACCTCCCTCAAAAGAAAATTCATTACAAAATTCAAAGCAATTTACAtctgatatagggattttgttTTCAATATTTGCAGTTTGTTTAAATACacgaataatattatatttagtttCATATACATATTCTTCAGATATTTTTGGACACTCATTTCTATCATTTTCACTTTTTGGCTCTGGAAGTTGGGGAAATACTGTAAATTTTAAATGCGGTACCGGTACGGAAATCTGAGGCATCTGTAGAGATAAATTATAGAATGGTTTCTCTCCAAATGTTTTCATCTGGTCCTGTATTAAATGCATGTTCAATTGTACCTGTAGAAGTGTTGTATGAGATCCATATCATTGCTTAGGGAGTATGTTTgatgtaatatttataaatatttacctCACCACAGCGGTAATACGAGCTACCTCTTCCATGACAGAATgatgatttaaatatttcacctTCATATATGGGTACATGTACATACAGATAAGGAAATAATTGTGcccaaaataaattttctaactcCAGGAATGTTGTGGGACCAAAAAATTCATAAGTCCAACCTTGTGCAAAAATGGCAACTGAAAGTCTCTCTT carries:
- the ENGase gene encoding cytosolic endo-beta-N-acetylglucosaminidase isoform X2 → MESEGKDDSVTSTSCSDVQIREVMEIKPAEAKPFTSLKELYDNVGNLKKWPQIKDLRESTDYVYQGFEISAQALNLTKVDRQEQPRTLLCHDMKGGYLEDRFIDGSESYNSYLFYHWSVIDTFVYFSHYFITIPPFGWINAAHNHGVKILGTVITEKEGIWDVILVSQEETRRFADALIVIAKFYKFDGWLLNVENTIKSEQINNLIYFVKYLTENIHEAVRDSEIIWYDSVTNEGKLSWQNELNNQNVEFFLNCDGIYLNYNWTKSKLQNSYALAKNYNRNVYDIYVGLDVWGRGCPGGGGFNSAYALEKIRQERLSVAIFAQGWTYEFFGPTTFLELENLFWAQLFPYLYVHVPIYEGEIFKSSFCHGRGSSYYRCGEVQLNMHLIQDQMKTFGEKPFYNLSLQMPQISVPVPHLKFTVFPQLPEPKSENDRNECPKISEEYVYETKYNIIRVFKQTANIENKIPISDVNCFEFCNEFSFEGGSCLKLITNNSGLYHRLFLVHIEFEQYIEAIIVYKEMESPTRMDIRSEPILILGNDSGLKSIMCFTSENINSKWKKCTYLTNMKTVNEIGVSFSWKNVCYLGEIILQQKQRHTSGSQTFKKQFLSDCQLRVRSRNRLRTALVKGIPMFRDRTPI
- the ENGase gene encoding cytosolic endo-beta-N-acetylglucosaminidase isoform X3 is translated as MEIKPAEAKPFTSLKELYDNVGNLKKWPQIKDLRESTDYVYQGFEISAQALNLTKVDRQEQPRTLLCHDMKGGYLEDRFIDGSESYNSYLFYHWSVIDTFVYFSHYFITIPPFGWINAAHNHGVKILGTVITEKEGIWDVILVSQEETRRFADALIVIAKFYKFDGWLLNVENTIKSEQINNLIYFVKYLTENIHEAVRDSEIIWYDSVTNEGKLSWQNELNNQNVEFFLNCDGIYLNYNWTKSKLQNSYALAKNYNRNVYDIYVGLDVWGRGCPGGGGFNSAYALEKIRQERLSVAIFAQGWTYEFFGPTTFLELENLFWAQLFPYLYVHVPIYEGEIFKSSFCHGRGSSYYRCGEVQLNMHLIQDQMKTFGEKPFYNLSLQMPQISVPVPHLKFTVFPQLPEPKSENDRNECPKISEEYVYETKYNIIRVFKQTANIENKIPISDVNCFEFCNEFSFEGGSCLKLITNNSGLYHRLFLVHIEFEQYIEAIIVYKEMESPTRMDIRSEPILILGNDSGLKSIMCFTSENINSKWKKCTYLTNMKTVNEIGVSFSWKNVCYLGEIILQQKQRHTSGSQTFKKQFLSDCQLRVRSRNRLRTALVKGIPMFRDRTPI